Proteins co-encoded in one Scylla paramamosain isolate STU-SP2022 chromosome 43, ASM3559412v1, whole genome shotgun sequence genomic window:
- the LOC135093687 gene encoding rho GTPase-activating protein 8-like isoform X3, translating to MKMGSYGMLINAPDLPELLPATPDYLESPVSDGTIEENFEAELGGALVEEDEAALHQTFTDDDDFTDIARHGIVDIVGDDTYGRKVIVVSACKLPSNKVFNHEKFLKYLMFTLDQYVEQDYSLVYFHYGLNSKNKPPVSWLWSAYKALDRKYKKNLKALYLVHPTNFIRVVYNIFKPAISAKFGKKVMYVDYLTDLQQHLQLSQLPIPPCVQQHDQQLLAKLKSVPKAPGGGAHKPLPTQQFGVSLQYIKEANRQDPIPPVLKTCITFLDHPDALETEGLFRRSGAAVVVKSVQERFNQGEEVTFDLTTDVHTAAVIIKTFLRELEEPLMTFDLYDEVIQFQGLSRSDRLTSLKQMVLEKLPEDNYLVLKFLVNFLSKVMDRSDLNKMTASNLAVVFGPNLVRPRGGQMSLNAIAPINLFVEVMPFPPPPDLCALRGSPSEPGSACRLMCS from the exons ACCTGCCAGAGCTGCTCCCTGCCACCCCTGATTACCTCGAGTCACCAGTATCCGACGGCACCATTGAGGAGAATTTTGAGGCGGAGCTGGGTGGGGCActagtggaggaggatgaggcggCCCTGCACCAGACCTTCACAGACGACGACGACTTCACGGACATCGCTCGGCACGGCATTGTGGACATAGTGGGGGATGATACCTACGGCCGGAAGGTGATTGTGGTGTCCGCCTGCAAGCTGCCCAGTAACAAGGTGTTCAACCATGAAAAGTTTCTCAa GTACCTCATGTTCACCTTGGATCAGTACGTGGAGCAGGATTACTCTCTGGTGTACTTCCACTATGGCctcaacagcaagaacaagcCACCTGTGTCCTGGCTGTGGTCGGCGTACAAGGCTCTCGACCGCAAGTACAAGAAGAACCTGAAGGCGCTCTACCTCGTCCACCCAACCAACTTCATCCGGGTCGTCTATAATATCTTCAAGCCGGCCATTAG tgCAAAGTTTGGGAAGAAAGTGATGTATGTGGACTACCTCACTGACCTCCAGCAGCACCTCCAACTGAGCCAGCTGCCCATCCCCCCTTGTGTACAGCA ACACGACCAGCAGCTCCTGGCCAAGTTGAAGAGTGTCCCTAAAGCCCCAGGAGGAGGTGCCCACAAGCCCCTCCCCACCCAGCAGTTCGGCGTGTCTCTACAGTACATCAAGGAGGCCAACCGACAGGACCCCATTCCCCCTGTGCTCAAGACGTGCATCACCTTCCTCGACCATCCTGACG CCCTGGAGACAGAGGGGCTGTTCCGTCGGTCAGGGGCAGCAGTGGTGGTCAAGAGTGTGCAGGAGCGCTTCAACCAGGGCGAGGAGGTGACCTTTGACCTCACCACGGATGTACACACTGCCGCTGTCATCATCAAGACCTTCCTCAGGGAACTGGAGGAGCCACTCATGACCTTTGACCTTTACGATGAAGTCATCCAATTTCAGG GGCTGAGTCGCAGTGACCGCCTCACCTCCCTCAAACAGATGGTGCTCGAGAAACTACCTGAGGACAACTACCTGGTGCTCAAGTTCCTTGTTAATTTCCTCTCCAAG GTGATGGACCGCAGTGACCTCAACAAGATGACAGCCAGCAACCTTGCCGTGGTGTTTGGCCCCAACCTGGTGAGGCCAAGGGGTGGCCAGATGTCCCTCAATGCCATTGCCCCCATCAACCTGTTTGTGGAAGTGATGcctttcccaccaccaccagatctTTGTGCTCTGAGAGGCAGCCCATCAGAGCCAGGGAGTGCTTGTAGGCTGATGTGCTCCTAA
- the LOC135093687 gene encoding rho GTPase-activating protein 8-like isoform X4 → MKHLPELLPATPDYLESPVSDGTIEENFEAELGGALVEEDEAALHQTFTDDDDFTDIARHGIVDIVGDDTYGRKVIVVSACKLPSNKVFNHEKFLKYLMFTLDQYVEQDYSLVYFHYGLNSKNKPPVSWLWSAYKALDRKYKKNLKALYLVHPTNFIRVVYNIFKPAISAKFGKKVMYVDYLTDLQQHLQLSQLPIPPCVQQHDQQLLAKLKSVPKAPGGGAHKPLPTQQFGVSLQYIKEANRQDPIPPVLKTCITFLDHPDALETEGLFRRSGAAVVVKSVQERFNQGEEVTFDLTTDVHTAAVIIKTFLRELEEPLMTFDLYDEVIQFQGLSRSDRLTSLKQMVLEKLPEDNYLVLKFLVNFLSKVMDRSDLNKMTASNLAVVFGPNLVRPRGGQMSLNAIAPINLFVEVMPFPPPPDLCALRGSPSEPGSACRLMCS, encoded by the exons ATGAAGC ACCTGCCAGAGCTGCTCCCTGCCACCCCTGATTACCTCGAGTCACCAGTATCCGACGGCACCATTGAGGAGAATTTTGAGGCGGAGCTGGGTGGGGCActagtggaggaggatgaggcggCCCTGCACCAGACCTTCACAGACGACGACGACTTCACGGACATCGCTCGGCACGGCATTGTGGACATAGTGGGGGATGATACCTACGGCCGGAAGGTGATTGTGGTGTCCGCCTGCAAGCTGCCCAGTAACAAGGTGTTCAACCATGAAAAGTTTCTCAa GTACCTCATGTTCACCTTGGATCAGTACGTGGAGCAGGATTACTCTCTGGTGTACTTCCACTATGGCctcaacagcaagaacaagcCACCTGTGTCCTGGCTGTGGTCGGCGTACAAGGCTCTCGACCGCAAGTACAAGAAGAACCTGAAGGCGCTCTACCTCGTCCACCCAACCAACTTCATCCGGGTCGTCTATAATATCTTCAAGCCGGCCATTAG tgCAAAGTTTGGGAAGAAAGTGATGTATGTGGACTACCTCACTGACCTCCAGCAGCACCTCCAACTGAGCCAGCTGCCCATCCCCCCTTGTGTACAGCA ACACGACCAGCAGCTCCTGGCCAAGTTGAAGAGTGTCCCTAAAGCCCCAGGAGGAGGTGCCCACAAGCCCCTCCCCACCCAGCAGTTCGGCGTGTCTCTACAGTACATCAAGGAGGCCAACCGACAGGACCCCATTCCCCCTGTGCTCAAGACGTGCATCACCTTCCTCGACCATCCTGACG CCCTGGAGACAGAGGGGCTGTTCCGTCGGTCAGGGGCAGCAGTGGTGGTCAAGAGTGTGCAGGAGCGCTTCAACCAGGGCGAGGAGGTGACCTTTGACCTCACCACGGATGTACACACTGCCGCTGTCATCATCAAGACCTTCCTCAGGGAACTGGAGGAGCCACTCATGACCTTTGACCTTTACGATGAAGTCATCCAATTTCAGG GGCTGAGTCGCAGTGACCGCCTCACCTCCCTCAAACAGATGGTGCTCGAGAAACTACCTGAGGACAACTACCTGGTGCTCAAGTTCCTTGTTAATTTCCTCTCCAAG GTGATGGACCGCAGTGACCTCAACAAGATGACAGCCAGCAACCTTGCCGTGGTGTTTGGCCCCAACCTGGTGAGGCCAAGGGGTGGCCAGATGTCCCTCAATGCCATTGCCCCCATCAACCTGTTTGTGGAAGTGATGcctttcccaccaccaccagatctTTGTGCTCTGAGAGGCAGCCCATCAGAGCCAGGGAGTGCTTGTAGGCTGATGTGCTCCTAA
- the LOC135093687 gene encoding rho GTPase-activating protein 8-like isoform X2, which translates to MPATYGDGEEPYPSLSDFHDYEPNLEFDDTELHSASSVTDLPELLPATPDYLESPVSDGTIEENFEAELGGALVEEDEAALHQTFTDDDDFTDIARHGIVDIVGDDTYGRKVIVVSACKLPSNKVFNHEKFLKYLMFTLDQYVEQDYSLVYFHYGLNSKNKPPVSWLWSAYKALDRKYKKNLKALYLVHPTNFIRVVYNIFKPAISAKFGKKVMYVDYLTDLQQHLQLSQLPIPPCVQQHDQQLLAKLKSVPKAPGGGAHKPLPTQQFGVSLQYIKEANRQDPIPPVLKTCITFLDHPDALETEGLFRRSGAAVVVKSVQERFNQGEEVTFDLTTDVHTAAVIIKTFLRELEEPLMTFDLYDEVIQFQGLSRSDRLTSLKQMVLEKLPEDNYLVLKFLVNFLSKVMDRSDLNKMTASNLAVVFGPNLVRPRGGQMSLNAIAPINLFVEVMPFPPPPDLCALRGSPSEPGSACRLMCS; encoded by the exons ccACATACGGAGACGGGGAGGAGCCGTACCCGAGCCTCAGTGACTTCCATGATTACGAACCCAACTTGGAGTTTGATGACACGGAGCTGCACAGTGCATCGTCAGTCACCG ACCTGCCAGAGCTGCTCCCTGCCACCCCTGATTACCTCGAGTCACCAGTATCCGACGGCACCATTGAGGAGAATTTTGAGGCGGAGCTGGGTGGGGCActagtggaggaggatgaggcggCCCTGCACCAGACCTTCACAGACGACGACGACTTCACGGACATCGCTCGGCACGGCATTGTGGACATAGTGGGGGATGATACCTACGGCCGGAAGGTGATTGTGGTGTCCGCCTGCAAGCTGCCCAGTAACAAGGTGTTCAACCATGAAAAGTTTCTCAa GTACCTCATGTTCACCTTGGATCAGTACGTGGAGCAGGATTACTCTCTGGTGTACTTCCACTATGGCctcaacagcaagaacaagcCACCTGTGTCCTGGCTGTGGTCGGCGTACAAGGCTCTCGACCGCAAGTACAAGAAGAACCTGAAGGCGCTCTACCTCGTCCACCCAACCAACTTCATCCGGGTCGTCTATAATATCTTCAAGCCGGCCATTAG tgCAAAGTTTGGGAAGAAAGTGATGTATGTGGACTACCTCACTGACCTCCAGCAGCACCTCCAACTGAGCCAGCTGCCCATCCCCCCTTGTGTACAGCA ACACGACCAGCAGCTCCTGGCCAAGTTGAAGAGTGTCCCTAAAGCCCCAGGAGGAGGTGCCCACAAGCCCCTCCCCACCCAGCAGTTCGGCGTGTCTCTACAGTACATCAAGGAGGCCAACCGACAGGACCCCATTCCCCCTGTGCTCAAGACGTGCATCACCTTCCTCGACCATCCTGACG CCCTGGAGACAGAGGGGCTGTTCCGTCGGTCAGGGGCAGCAGTGGTGGTCAAGAGTGTGCAGGAGCGCTTCAACCAGGGCGAGGAGGTGACCTTTGACCTCACCACGGATGTACACACTGCCGCTGTCATCATCAAGACCTTCCTCAGGGAACTGGAGGAGCCACTCATGACCTTTGACCTTTACGATGAAGTCATCCAATTTCAGG GGCTGAGTCGCAGTGACCGCCTCACCTCCCTCAAACAGATGGTGCTCGAGAAACTACCTGAGGACAACTACCTGGTGCTCAAGTTCCTTGTTAATTTCCTCTCCAAG GTGATGGACCGCAGTGACCTCAACAAGATGACAGCCAGCAACCTTGCCGTGGTGTTTGGCCCCAACCTGGTGAGGCCAAGGGGTGGCCAGATGTCCCTCAATGCCATTGCCCCCATCAACCTGTTTGTGGAAGTGATGcctttcccaccaccaccagatctTTGTGCTCTGAGAGGCAGCCCATCAGAGCCAGGGAGTGCTTGTAGGCTGATGTGCTCCTAA
- the LOC135093687 gene encoding rho GTPase-activating protein 8-like isoform X1 produces MKMGSYGMLINAPATYGDGEEPYPSLSDFHDYEPNLEFDDTELHSASSVTDLPELLPATPDYLESPVSDGTIEENFEAELGGALVEEDEAALHQTFTDDDDFTDIARHGIVDIVGDDTYGRKVIVVSACKLPSNKVFNHEKFLKYLMFTLDQYVEQDYSLVYFHYGLNSKNKPPVSWLWSAYKALDRKYKKNLKALYLVHPTNFIRVVYNIFKPAISAKFGKKVMYVDYLTDLQQHLQLSQLPIPPCVQQHDQQLLAKLKSVPKAPGGGAHKPLPTQQFGVSLQYIKEANRQDPIPPVLKTCITFLDHPDALETEGLFRRSGAAVVVKSVQERFNQGEEVTFDLTTDVHTAAVIIKTFLRELEEPLMTFDLYDEVIQFQGLSRSDRLTSLKQMVLEKLPEDNYLVLKFLVNFLSKVMDRSDLNKMTASNLAVVFGPNLVRPRGGQMSLNAIAPINLFVEVMPFPPPPDLCALRGSPSEPGSACRLMCS; encoded by the exons ccACATACGGAGACGGGGAGGAGCCGTACCCGAGCCTCAGTGACTTCCATGATTACGAACCCAACTTGGAGTTTGATGACACGGAGCTGCACAGTGCATCGTCAGTCACCG ACCTGCCAGAGCTGCTCCCTGCCACCCCTGATTACCTCGAGTCACCAGTATCCGACGGCACCATTGAGGAGAATTTTGAGGCGGAGCTGGGTGGGGCActagtggaggaggatgaggcggCCCTGCACCAGACCTTCACAGACGACGACGACTTCACGGACATCGCTCGGCACGGCATTGTGGACATAGTGGGGGATGATACCTACGGCCGGAAGGTGATTGTGGTGTCCGCCTGCAAGCTGCCCAGTAACAAGGTGTTCAACCATGAAAAGTTTCTCAa GTACCTCATGTTCACCTTGGATCAGTACGTGGAGCAGGATTACTCTCTGGTGTACTTCCACTATGGCctcaacagcaagaacaagcCACCTGTGTCCTGGCTGTGGTCGGCGTACAAGGCTCTCGACCGCAAGTACAAGAAGAACCTGAAGGCGCTCTACCTCGTCCACCCAACCAACTTCATCCGGGTCGTCTATAATATCTTCAAGCCGGCCATTAG tgCAAAGTTTGGGAAGAAAGTGATGTATGTGGACTACCTCACTGACCTCCAGCAGCACCTCCAACTGAGCCAGCTGCCCATCCCCCCTTGTGTACAGCA ACACGACCAGCAGCTCCTGGCCAAGTTGAAGAGTGTCCCTAAAGCCCCAGGAGGAGGTGCCCACAAGCCCCTCCCCACCCAGCAGTTCGGCGTGTCTCTACAGTACATCAAGGAGGCCAACCGACAGGACCCCATTCCCCCTGTGCTCAAGACGTGCATCACCTTCCTCGACCATCCTGACG CCCTGGAGACAGAGGGGCTGTTCCGTCGGTCAGGGGCAGCAGTGGTGGTCAAGAGTGTGCAGGAGCGCTTCAACCAGGGCGAGGAGGTGACCTTTGACCTCACCACGGATGTACACACTGCCGCTGTCATCATCAAGACCTTCCTCAGGGAACTGGAGGAGCCACTCATGACCTTTGACCTTTACGATGAAGTCATCCAATTTCAGG GGCTGAGTCGCAGTGACCGCCTCACCTCCCTCAAACAGATGGTGCTCGAGAAACTACCTGAGGACAACTACCTGGTGCTCAAGTTCCTTGTTAATTTCCTCTCCAAG GTGATGGACCGCAGTGACCTCAACAAGATGACAGCCAGCAACCTTGCCGTGGTGTTTGGCCCCAACCTGGTGAGGCCAAGGGGTGGCCAGATGTCCCTCAATGCCATTGCCCCCATCAACCTGTTTGTGGAAGTGATGcctttcccaccaccaccagatctTTGTGCTCTGAGAGGCAGCCCATCAGAGCCAGGGAGTGCTTGTAGGCTGATGTGCTCCTAA